From a single Nostoc sp. MS1 genomic region:
- a CDS encoding hybrid sensor histidine kinase/response regulator: MSVVENAKIDRILAVDDTRDNLILVQTILESEGYEIDLVSDGISALHKVEESLPDLILLDVMMPGMDGYEVTRRIRNNPAINYIPILLITAFHESSVVEGLDAGADDFIRKPFDTDELLARVRSLLRLKHSLDEQRKMARQREDFVSRLTHDLRTPLVAADRMLDLFQQEAFCKISPEMKQAISVMIRSNQNLMQMVNTLLEVYRFEAGKKTLNYEACNLKQIAQEVVSELTALTDEKGITLKLDTNNIDNLGDKAGVVMGDALELRRVIYNLVANAIKFTDTGGIEIRFFEPNPHWLIIEIQDTGYGIAPEDQVSIFERFRQGRNKRSGSGLGLHLSSRIVEAHEGTISLTSEVGKGSIFTVKLPKNT, encoded by the coding sequence ATGTCTGTTGTGGAAAACGCTAAAATTGATCGGATTCTGGCTGTAGATGATACTAGAGATAATCTCATTTTGGTGCAAACAATCTTAGAAAGCGAAGGTTATGAGATTGATTTAGTTAGTGATGGTATTTCAGCCTTACATAAAGTAGAAGAGTCTCTACCAGATTTAATTTTATTAGATGTCATGATGCCGGGAATGGACGGTTATGAAGTAACACGCCGCATCCGTAATAACCCAGCAATTAATTATATTCCTATTTTGTTAATTACAGCCTTCCACGAATCGAGTGTAGTGGAAGGTTTAGATGCAGGTGCAGACGACTTTATCCGCAAACCATTTGATACAGATGAACTACTAGCGAGAGTGCGATCGCTCCTCCGCCTCAAGCACAGCTTAGACGAACAACGCAAGATGGCCAGGCAAAGGGAAGACTTTGTTTCCCGCCTGACTCACGACTTACGCACACCCTTAGTTGCAGCCGATAGGATGTTGGACTTATTCCAACAAGAAGCCTTTTGCAAAATTTCCCCAGAAATGAAACAGGCGATTTCTGTAATGATTCGCAGCAATCAGAACTTAATGCAAATGGTTAACACCTTGCTAGAAGTTTATCGCTTTGAAGCAGGGAAGAAAACATTAAACTATGAAGCCTGTAACTTAAAGCAAATAGCTCAAGAAGTAGTGAGTGAACTCACAGCTTTAACAGATGAAAAAGGCATAACCCTTAAACTAGATACTAATAATATAGATAATTTAGGAGACAAAGCTGGTGTAGTTATGGGTGATGCCCTAGAACTACGTCGGGTGATATATAACTTAGTAGCCAATGCGATCAAATTTACCGACACTGGCGGTATTGAAATTCGCTTTTTTGAACCTAATCCCCATTGGCTCATCATAGAAATTCAAGATACAGGTTATGGTATCGCACCCGAAGACCAAGTAAGCATTTTTGAGCGCTTCCGTCAGGGGAGAAATAAACGTTCAGGTAGTGGCTTAGGACTGCATTTATCCAGCCGTATCGTTGAAGCTCACGAAGGTACAATTAGTCTAACTTCTGAAGTAGGTAAAGGTAGTATATTCACAGTTAAATTACCAAAGAATACTTAA
- a CDS encoding peroxiredoxin, giving the protein MPVKVGDTAPDFTLPAQNGSSVSLSDFRGKKAVVLYFYPKDDTPGCTAESCAFRDRYEVFQTAGAEIIGVSGDSNESHQRFATKYNLPFTLLSDKGDQVRKLYGATAAFGLFPGRVTYVIDQQGVVQYVFDSMFNFQGHVEEALKTLQQLTVN; this is encoded by the coding sequence ATGCCAGTAAAAGTTGGAGACACTGCGCCTGATTTTACCTTACCCGCACAAAATGGCTCATCGGTGAGCCTGAGTGATTTTCGTGGCAAAAAAGCTGTGGTGCTGTACTTTTATCCCAAAGATGATACACCAGGATGTACAGCAGAATCTTGTGCTTTCCGCGATCGCTATGAAGTTTTTCAGACGGCTGGTGCTGAGATTATTGGTGTCAGTGGTGACTCTAACGAATCTCATCAGCGATTCGCTACTAAATACAATTTACCTTTTACACTGTTGAGCGACAAAGGCGACCAAGTACGCAAACTCTACGGTGCAACAGCCGCATTTGGTTTGTTTCCTGGTCGGGTGACTTACGTCATTGACCAACAAGGAGTTGTGCAGTACGTTTTTGATTCAATGTTCAACTTCCAAGGACATGTGGAGGAAGCGTTGAAGACTCTGCAACAGTTGACGGTTAACTAA
- a CDS encoding S-layer homology domain-containing protein, producing MFRMSSIAELAGSVTVTSTLALTTIVFSPSKTLSQTPSNGRNNTVPQVGCLSGYGNDTYRGSRPVTRYEFAAGLNSCLNQVNQVIPANRADLATKEDLEILLNRQRQLNQQLRELNERVDNQRTTK from the coding sequence ATGTTTAGGATGTCATCAATTGCTGAATTGGCTGGGTCTGTCACCGTTACGAGTACTTTGGCACTGACAACAATTGTTTTCTCTCCATCTAAAACTTTGTCACAAACACCAAGCAACGGGCGTAACAACACTGTTCCCCAAGTAGGTTGCCTATCTGGATATGGTAATGATACATATAGGGGTTCACGTCCAGTTACACGTTATGAGTTTGCGGCTGGTTTGAATAGCTGCTTAAATCAGGTAAATCAAGTTATTCCTGCTAACAGGGCAGATTTAGCCACCAAAGAAGATTTAGAAATTTTGCTCAATCGACAAAGACAATTAAACCAACAACTTAGAGAACTCAACGAGCGAGTTGATAACCAAAGAACTACAAAATAA
- a CDS encoding DUF5132 domain-containing protein: MSLKILPDLGDLAEGLGVTGIVGIILIPVLLPVISGVGRPIAKAIVKSGIAFYENNKGTIGELRENWEDIIAEAKAEVGEERMKSAEPADT, translated from the coding sequence ATGTCATTAAAAATTTTACCAGACTTGGGAGATTTAGCAGAAGGGCTAGGAGTCACAGGTATTGTAGGGATAATTCTGATACCAGTTTTATTGCCAGTAATAAGTGGTGTTGGTAGACCAATAGCTAAAGCAATTGTTAAAAGTGGAATTGCTTTTTATGAAAATAACAAAGGAACTATCGGAGAATTGCGAGAAAATTGGGAAGATATCATCGCTGAGGCGAAAGCTGAAGTTGGTGAAGAAAGGATGAAATCGGCTGAACCTGCTGATACTTAA
- the hpf gene encoding ribosome hibernation-promoting factor, HPF/YfiA family yields MKLVIHGKNIEITDAIREYVHQKIEKAVSHFQNITNEVDVHLSVARNPRINPRQAAEVTIFANGSVIRAEESSENLYASIDLVADKISRQLRKYKERRIDKKTQAQPTTDVVVPEPVVADLIGDRTPELPQEVVRTKYFSMPPMTVAEALEQLQLVGHDFYMFHNAETGEINVIYERNHGGYGVIQPRNNNGHTNGHTNGKNGKTHHVVMPEKSHSK; encoded by the coding sequence ATGAAGCTTGTCATCCACGGCAAAAATATAGAAATTACCGATGCGATTCGAGAATATGTGCATCAAAAAATTGAAAAGGCAGTTAGTCACTTTCAGAACATCACAAACGAAGTGGATGTCCATTTAAGCGTAGCTCGCAATCCCCGAATTAACCCCAGACAAGCGGCGGAAGTCACCATCTTTGCAAATGGTAGCGTAATCCGCGCGGAGGAGAGCAGCGAAAATTTATACGCAAGTATTGACCTAGTAGCAGACAAGATTTCCCGACAATTACGTAAATACAAAGAAAGAAGAATAGATAAGAAAACTCAAGCCCAACCAACTACCGACGTTGTTGTACCAGAACCAGTAGTTGCAGATTTAATAGGCGATCGCACTCCCGAACTCCCTCAAGAAGTCGTCCGCACCAAATACTTTTCCATGCCCCCAATGACAGTTGCCGAAGCCCTAGAGCAATTACAATTAGTGGGGCATGATTTTTATATGTTCCACAACGCCGAAACAGGAGAGATTAACGTTATTTACGAACGCAACCACGGCGGCTACGGTGTGATTCAACCCCGCAATAACAACGGACACACCAATGGTCATACAAACGGCAAAAACGGCAAAACTCATCATGTCGTGATGCCAGAAAAATCTCATAGTAAGTAA
- a CDS encoding ABC transporter permease subunit (The N-terminal region of this protein, as described by TIGR01726, is a three transmembrane segment that identifies a subfamily of ABC transporter permease subunits, which specificities that include histidine, arginine, glutamine, glutamate, L-cystine (sic), the opines (in Agrobacterium) octopine and nopaline, etc.) yields MTKWVFGSWLRWCVVIGLSCLLLTACSGSLNQSKTLRVATEPAFPPFEFTGQGGGLQGFSIDLMNAIAHAASFKVDFQSIPFDGIIPALQSKTVDAAISSITITAERSKTVSFSRPYFKAGLAIAIRSDNQNIIGFDSLKNKKIAVQIGTTGAEKAKAIPGAQIRSFDSAPLALQELANGNVDAVINDAPVTLYAINTGNLQGIKVVEKLLTEEYYGIATAKNSPNLQLINDGLNRILANGSYSQIYQKWFKAEPPSSLPAKSPYDNQTNSSESNSTNFILPFLPILLQGVLVTIELTIFSAVFGLIIGTITALLRLSRLIPGRWLARAYVDFFRGTPLIVQIFMIYFGLPALAQELGFTFNFDRFVAAVIALSLNVAAYIAETVRAGIQSIEIGQTEAAKSLGLSPLLTMRLVIFPQAFRRMLPPLGNEFISLLKDTSLVAIIGFEELFRKGQLIVAENYRAFEIYATVAILYLCLTLLASQFFSRLEVWMNPDQKIPQAKVKNQNHH; encoded by the coding sequence ATGACTAAATGGGTTTTTGGAAGTTGGCTACGCTGGTGTGTGGTAATTGGCTTAAGTTGTTTGTTACTTACAGCTTGTAGTGGTAGTTTAAATCAGAGTAAAACTCTGCGAGTAGCAACAGAACCAGCTTTTCCACCTTTTGAGTTTACAGGACAGGGTGGTGGTTTACAGGGTTTTTCTATTGACTTAATGAATGCGATCGCTCATGCTGCTAGTTTTAAAGTTGATTTTCAAAGTATACCTTTTGATGGGATTATCCCAGCTTTACAAAGCAAAACCGTAGATGCGGCGATTAGTTCTATCACCATCACCGCCGAACGCTCAAAAACAGTATCTTTTTCCCGTCCCTATTTTAAAGCGGGATTAGCGATCGCTATTCGCTCAGACAACCAAAATATTATAGGTTTTGACAGCCTCAAAAATAAGAAAATCGCCGTTCAAATTGGCACAACTGGCGCAGAAAAAGCTAAAGCTATTCCCGGAGCGCAAATTCGCTCTTTTGATTCTGCACCCCTAGCTTTGCAAGAACTAGCCAACGGTAATGTAGATGCAGTCATTAATGATGCACCTGTAACTTTGTACGCCATTAATACAGGTAATCTACAAGGAATTAAAGTTGTCGAAAAATTACTTACAGAAGAATATTATGGTATTGCCACAGCCAAAAATTCACCCAATTTACAACTAATTAACGATGGTTTGAATCGTATTTTGGCAAATGGTTCCTATTCGCAAATTTATCAAAAATGGTTTAAAGCAGAGCCACCATCTTCATTACCAGCAAAATCACCATACGATAATCAAACTAATTCTAGTGAATCTAATTCAACTAACTTCATTTTGCCATTCCTCCCAATATTATTACAAGGTGTATTAGTTACTATAGAACTAACAATTTTCTCTGCGGTGTTCGGTTTAATAATTGGTACTATAACAGCCCTGCTCCGCCTTTCTCGCTTGATTCCTGGACGTTGGTTAGCTAGAGCTTATGTAGATTTTTTCCGGGGAACGCCTTTGATAGTGCAAATTTTTATGATTTATTTTGGCTTACCAGCACTGGCTCAAGAACTCGGCTTTACATTTAACTTTGATCGTTTTGTTGCAGCAGTAATTGCTCTAAGTCTAAATGTAGCCGCTTACATTGCTGAAACTGTCCGCGCCGGGATTCAATCTATTGAAATAGGACAGACAGAAGCGGCCAAATCACTGGGTTTGAGTCCTTTACTAACCATGCGTTTGGTGATTTTTCCCCAAGCCTTCCGGCGAATGTTACCACCATTAGGTAATGAGTTTATTAGTTTGTTAAAAGATACAAGCTTAGTTGCTATTATTGGGTTTGAAGAATTATTTCGTAAAGGGCAATTGATTGTCGCAGAAAACTACCGTGCCTTTGAAATTTACGCTACTGTTGCCATACTTTACTTATGTTTGACACTTTTAGCCTCTCAATTTTTTAGTCGTTTAGAAGTTTGGATGAATCCTGATCAGAAAATTCCGCAGGCAAAAGTTAAAAATCAAAATCATCATTGA
- the lipB gene encoding lipoyl(octanoyl) transferase LipB: MIRSNESPVNSCLVYNKGLMPYIEAHALQRSLLRERIDNPNLNDVLILLEHPPVYTLGQGSSLDFLKFDPNQSEFEIHRIERGGEVTYHCPGQLVGYPILNLHRHCKDLHWYLRQLEEVIIRVLAVYGLKGDRTPPLTGVWLEGRKVAAIGIKVSRWVTMHGFALNVCPDMTGFERIVPCGIADKPVGSLAQWIPNITTQEVRVHVIQAFAEVFGVLTVDS, from the coding sequence ATGATCCGTAGTAATGAATCCCCGGTGAATAGTTGTTTGGTATATAACAAAGGATTGATGCCATACATAGAGGCGCACGCATTGCAGCGATCGCTCTTGCGTGAACGCATCGATAACCCTAATCTAAATGATGTACTTATCTTATTGGAACATCCTCCGGTCTATACTTTAGGCCAAGGCAGCAGTTTGGACTTTCTGAAATTTGACCCTAACCAAAGTGAATTTGAGATACATAGAATCGAACGCGGCGGTGAAGTTACTTATCACTGTCCTGGCCAATTGGTAGGGTATCCGATTTTAAATCTGCATCGCCATTGCAAAGATTTACATTGGTACTTGCGGCAATTAGAAGAAGTTATAATTCGGGTACTTGCAGTTTATGGGTTAAAAGGCGATCGCACACCACCTTTAACTGGAGTGTGGTTAGAAGGACGAAAAGTTGCAGCGATCGGCATTAAAGTTAGCCGTTGGGTAACTATGCACGGGTTCGCTTTAAATGTCTGTCCCGACATGACAGGGTTCGAGCGAATTGTCCCCTGTGGTATTGCCGATAAGCCAGTAGGTAGTTTAGCCCAATGGATACCAAACATCACCACTCAAGAAGTGCGAGTTCATGTCATCCAAGCCTTTGCAGAGGTGTTTGGCGTGTTGACAGTTGACAGTTGA
- the sugE gene encoding quaternary ammonium compound efflux SMR transporter SugE, whose product MAWVYLLIAGLLEIAWAIGLKYSQGFTKLAFGIPTVIGMILSFVFLSIALRTLPIGTAYAVWTGIGAMGTALLGVILFGEPASMKRFICIGLILAGVLGLRLGATH is encoded by the coding sequence ATGGCGTGGGTATACCTATTGATCGCCGGATTATTAGAAATTGCATGGGCAATTGGGCTGAAATATTCACAAGGTTTTACTAAGCTCGCTTTTGGTATTCCTACAGTTATTGGTATGATATTGAGCTTTGTCTTTTTATCAATAGCACTACGTACACTACCAATAGGTACAGCTTATGCTGTTTGGACTGGGATAGGAGCAATGGGTACGGCTTTGTTAGGAGTAATTCTATTTGGGGAGCCTGCTTCTATGAAACGTTTTATTTGTATTGGGTTGATTTTGGCTGGTGTGTTGGGACTCAGGTTGGGAGCAACCCATTAA
- a CDS encoding PEP-CTERM sorting domain-containing protein, translated as MLSATHLKRQLQATATAAISIAMLAFISQDTAQAVNLKTFNISGNFAPTAAEGSLGLPVSLENGSFNGTYTVDVDQLPAPNSFVNLTSWNVNLFGKNGLLRSLSNNLTSSSAYIQENTLAFSDAGLLTGENQNLYSLELYFNNNFTGRGITNNGIFLDNSDLSGVQSFGSNAVTFASSQPIPEPRTFGEMIVAVSIGVWISRRRKKVIAP; from the coding sequence ATGCTGAGTGCAACACATTTGAAGAGGCAATTGCAAGCAACTGCCACCGCAGCAATTAGTATCGCCATGCTTGCATTTATTAGCCAAGATACGGCCCAAGCTGTTAATTTGAAGACATTTAATATTTCGGGTAATTTTGCACCTACTGCTGCTGAAGGTTCACTCGGTTTACCAGTAAGTTTAGAAAATGGTTCTTTTAATGGAACCTATACAGTAGATGTAGATCAACTACCTGCTCCTAATTCTTTTGTGAATTTGACAAGCTGGAATGTAAATTTATTCGGTAAAAATGGGCTTTTGCGCAGCTTGTCCAACAATTTAACGAGTAGTTCAGCCTACATTCAAGAGAACACGCTTGCTTTTTCAGACGCAGGTTTATTGACAGGAGAAAACCAAAATTTATACAGTTTGGAACTGTACTTTAACAATAATTTCACAGGTAGAGGCATTACTAATAACGGAATTTTTCTAGATAACAGTGACCTTAGCGGTGTCCAAAGTTTTGGTAGTAATGCTGTTACTTTTGCTAGCAGTCAGCCTATTCCCGAACCTCGAACTTTTGGCGAAATGATAGTGGCTGTCAGTATTGGTGTGTGGATCAGCAGAAGACGAAAAAAAGTCATAGCTCCATAG